The genomic stretch CCCGACGTGATCAAGGATTTTCCCCGCAAACCCTTCCAGCTGCGCGAGAAAATCATTATCGACTACGACGTGGACAACGTTCAGCGGCTTCGCATCGAGTTGCCGGGTGAGACTATCGAAGCGCTGCGGAAAGATCTGCGCACGTGGTCCATGACGGCGAAGCGGGGCGAGGCCGCTGCGGTGCCCTTCGTGCCGCGGAGGAAGTATATCGAGGACGTGCTGTGGGATGCGAAGTGGACGAATGCCACCGGGTTTATGGATGCGCCCGGCGCGGACCTCGCCAAGTATGGCTTGACCGGGAAGGATGTCCGGCGGATAAAACTTTGGATCCGGGAAAAGAAGGACGGTCCGGAAGTGCAGCGTACCCTGACCATCGGCCCTCCGCAGGCGGATGGGAAAATATATCTTCAGCGGGATCAGGAAAAACGGCTATACACGATCAGCCGAAAGGATTTCGACAAATTGGCCCGCGATGGTTTTTACCTGAGCGAGCGGCGTATCGTTCCCTTCGAGTCGCTGGAGGAGATCGCCCGGGTGCGGCTCTCCTTCCCGGATGGGAAAAAAGCGGTGGTGATTCGCGATTCGAAGGACGACTGGGTCTTCGAGACGCCCAAGAACCAAGGCATCGTCATCCGGAAGGTGAACCGTCTCCTCCTCGCCCTTCAGGAGCTGGAATTCGAGGGAGAGGCGAAGAAGGGCGTCTCGTACGACACGAAAAAATTCCGCGTCCGGGTCCTTCTGGAAACCCGGAAGGGGAAAAAACTGGGACCCATCCTTTTCGCCGGCGGCGGGACGAAGGAACTCATGTTCGTCGGGCGGGGCGCGGAAAAGAAGGTCTTGGGCGTGCAAAGAGAAAATATTGAGAAAATACTGCCGTTTGAAATCTCGGACTGGTTCCTCGGCGCGTCCGGAAGTTCGAATTAATACGTCTCACCCCTGCTTCTGCGATTCACCTTCCTTCGGAAATCCATCCAGGCGCACCAGCCGTTCCATCTGCTCGTGATGCAGATAGTCATGAATACCGGTGTACTCAATGCGGTCGTAGACGTTCTGATCGCCGTAGCGGGAAGGGCGCAGGACGAGCCGGCTCATGTCGCGGGCCCGGAAGGGGCGCAGCGCATCAAGGACGGCTTCCCGGCTTGCGAGGAGCCTCCCGCGCATCTCGGAGAGTTTCTGGCCCCCGCGGGGGAGGAGATGATCCGGCGCGGCGATGAAGCCCTGCTCCCTGCGGCGAAGCTGTTCGCCCGAAAATTTTCGAATCTCCGGCGGCGCGGTGTCCCATTCCCCCTTGCCCTCGGCCTCTCTCAGCGCCCCCGCCATGTGCCCCCGCACCCATTCGTCCGTCAGAAGGATGTGCTCGACGGCCTCCGCGATGGACCATTCCCCATCGGGGGGTTTCCATTCGGCCTGCGCGTCGGAGAAGGGCTCAAGAAAGGCGATGAGGCTCCTCCGATCCTTCTTCGATGAATCCGCGGCACGGTCGAACATTTCCTCAGGCGTCATTTTTCGAAAACCTTTCAATCACGGGACAGGCGACGGCGCACATCAAACGCCGCAGACCCAATTGAAACACATGAGACGGATATGTCTCAAATTCTCCCGGACGGTGTCTCAAAAAACCGTTCCGGCATGCGCCGCCGCGGGCAAAGGCGCGGGTAAATCTCTCAGCAACCGCCACAAAAGCCGCAAAAACGAAGTTTCGGCAGGAACGGCACGGTTGTTGCTTTTCAGGCTATTGCTTTCGAGGAACCGTGAAGACGTATCAGGGACCCTCAGAAATCAAGCCTCTTTCAGTATTGGGAAATTTGACAGCTCCGTGCAATTCCAAAGGTTCTTTTGGGGGAAAACAAGGATGCGAAGATTCGGCCTTCGGCGGTTTTCTATTTACCTGTTGTTTTTTCTCCTCGCCTATCCCGTCACATCCGCCCTGGGCGCAACCCCGACGCCGGGGAGCGACGCCGATTTCAAGCGATGGATCGTTCGCGTCCGGGGGATTTACGTCAACCCGCAGGAGAGCAGCAGCAGCATTCGCCCCGATCTCCTGACCTCAAAGCTCGGGGTGAGCGACGATACCGTTCCCGAGGTGGACATCACCTACATGCTCACCAAGCATCTGGGCCTGGAACTCATCGCCGCCTACACGGAGAACGATCTGGTCGGAAACGGCGGGATCTCGGGGCTCGGCGTCGTCGGGCGGACGAAGCTGCTTCCCCCGACGCTCACCCTTCAGTGCCATCCTTTTCCGGATTCGAAGATCCGGCCCTACGTCGGCGTCGGCGTGAACTACACGCTCTTTTTCGATGAAAGGTCCACGCCCTCTCTCGAGGGGACGCTCGGAAAGACGTCGATCAATCTGGACCCCTCCTGGGGAATCGCCTTTCAGGGAGGCGTTGACATCGAACTTGGCAAGGGCTGGTTTCTGAATTTCGATCTCAAATACATCGACATTGATACCGACGGGACTCTCAAGTCCGGCGCCACGAAGAGAAGGGTGGATGTGGACATCGATCCGCTCATCATCGGTGTCGGCATCGGTTTCCGGTTCTAGGCCAGGAGGAAACGCACAAGCGGTGGCTTGAAAACATTCGAAAAGGTTCCCCTCTGCTCCGGGCGCTTACCCCCCCTTTACCCCACAACGTCTCGCCCGGCGGAGGGGAATTTTTTGTTTGAAAGGAGACCGCTCCCGCCGGAAGATCGAACGGCCTCATCCCGGAATGCCGTCGGGCCGCGCCTTCGTGAGAATGGGCCAGTAGACGGCCGCGTAGATGCCGAAGGCAGCCGCCCACAGGGCGCCCGATGCGATCAGCGATTCCCGGTAAAGCTCCGGCAGCAAAATCGGGGCGGACACGCGGAGAAGGGCGGCGCAGGAGACGAGGAGGTAGGAAAGGACGATCAGGGGGTGCATCTCTGCCGGCCGGCCGGTATGCAGCAGCCCGACGATGGACATGACCGCCAGGATCATGGTGCCGATTCCGCCCACGGTGACGGCGTGCAGCGCGCTGATCTCCGGGATGGGCCCGCCGAGGATGGCGACGCCCATCAGGAGGAGGCCGGCGATGACCCACGCATATCCCAGATGAAGCGCGAAAATATACGGTTTCAAAAGAAGTCTTCCCGCCCGCCAGTTCAGCATCCTGATCATCTGAATGATCGCCGCCACGAGGGCAAGCCATCCCGTCCAGAGGGCTTCGTTAAACGCCAGATGGACGAGGGCCAGGA from bacterium encodes the following:
- a CDS encoding outer membrane beta-barrel protein, coding for MRRFGLRRFSIYLLFFLLAYPVTSALGATPTPGSDADFKRWIVRVRGIYVNPQESSSSIRPDLLTSKLGVSDDTVPEVDITYMLTKHLGLELIAAYTENDLVGNGGISGLGVVGRTKLLPPTLTLQCHPFPDSKIRPYVGVGVNYTLFFDERSTPSLEGTLGKTSINLDPSWGIAFQGGVDIELGKGWFLNFDLKYIDIDTDGTLKSGATKRRVDVDIDPLIIGVGIGFRF
- a CDS encoding NnrS family protein; its protein translation is SFLLPSSGVAVLELAFIPVLGWSIAPVLFSRGNSQNLIFLAILALFFTADLLIHLEAPMGAGGMAATGLRFGVNLLMVLIVIVIGRIVPTFCRVARLGEGAGASPVSRPLLEAAAIGSVALLALVHLAFNEALWTGWLALVAAIIQMIRMLNWRAGRLLLKPYIFALHLGYAWVIAGLLLMGVAILGGPIPEISALHAVTVGGIGTMILAVMSIVGLLHTGRPAEMHPLIVLSYLLVSCAALLRVSAPILLPELYRESLIASGALWAAAFGIYAAVYWPILTKARPDGIPG
- a CDS encoding DUF4340 domain-containing protein, producing the protein MSLKKNLLLLVVLLIAGSAYYLVDVKWAREKAADKERKAQILRGIDPKLLLRISLDRKKESYQIIRTDNGWRFVKPVSAPLDKEEMENLLKLAAGLKEHRRIGTVTQRADFGLETPGYKLTFGLKGQEEVVFLVGARTPTRVFRYASLKDGAVFTVLSEDFEKFNRPVFELRDRAVLPVPPAKAKKVVIRSAGDPPFAVVRKGEEKWEMISPVKVAASASESEGVVLALNYGKVHRFVDESPKDLAPYGLDSPSYTVRVYMDKEEKVVRGLHLGKYVMEPDPRSRDGKKIPLFYARRLSGGPVFLVGPDVIKDFPRKPFQLREKIIIDYDVDNVQRLRIELPGETIEALRKDLRTWSMTAKRGEAAAVPFVPRRKYIEDVLWDAKWTNATGFMDAPGADLAKYGLTGKDVRRIKLWIREKKDGPEVQRTLTIGPPQADGKIYLQRDQEKRLYTISRKDFDKLARDGFYLSERRIVPFESLEEIARVRLSFPDGKKAVVIRDSKDDWVFETPKNQGIVIRKVNRLLLALQELEFEGEAKKGVSYDTKKFRVRVLLETRKGKKLGPILFAGGGTKELMFVGRGAEKKVLGVQRENIEKILPFEISDWFLGASGSSN
- a CDS encoding DinB family protein translates to MTPEEMFDRAADSSKKDRRSLIAFLEPFSDAQAEWKPPDGEWSIAEAVEHILLTDEWVRGHMAGALREAEGKGEWDTAPPEIRKFSGEQLRRREQGFIAAPDHLLPRGGQKLSEMRGRLLASREAVLDALRPFRARDMSRLVLRPSRYGDQNVYDRIEYTGIHDYLHHEQMERLVRLDGFPKEGESQKQG